ACGCGCTATGAAATCGAGCCGGCCACGGGCGTCAAGGGCAGCCAGATCGTCGGCCTGGCGCGCGACCTGGCCCGTTCGCTGTCGCTCACTTCCATCCGTGTGGTGGAAACCATTCCCGGCAAGAATTACATGGCCTTGGAGCTGCCGAACAGCAAGCGCCAGATCGTGCGCCTGACGGAAATCCTCGGCTCCAAGGTCTACAACGATGGCGTATCGAGTCTGACGATTGCGCTGGGCAAGGATATCGCCGGCAAGCCCGTCGTGGCCGACCTGGCCAAGATGCCCCATTTGCTGGTGGCCGGCACCACCGGTTCCGGTAAATCCGTGGGCATCAATGCGACGATTTTGTCGCTGCTGTACAAATCCGACCCGCTCGACGTGCGTTTGATCCTGATCGATCCGAAGATGCTGGAAATGTCCGTCTACGAAGGCATTCCCCACTTGCTGGCGCCCGTCGTGACCGACATGCGCCAGGCGGGCCACGCGCTGAACTGGGCCGTGAACGAGATGGAACGCCGCTACAAGCTGATGAGCAAGATGGGCGTGCGCAACCTGGCCGGCTACAACGCGAAGATTGCCGACGCGAAAAAGCGCGAAGAACACATCCCGAATCCGTTCAGCCTGACCCCGGATTCGCCCGAGCCGCTCGATAAACTGCCGACCATCGTCATCATCATCGACGAGCTGGCCGATTTGATGATGGTGGTGGGCAAAAAAGTCGAGGAATTGATCGCGCGTATCGCGCAAAAGGCGCGCGCCGCCGGTTTGCACTTGATTCTGGCCACGCAGCGCCCATCTGTAGACGTGATCACGGGCTTGATCAAGGCGAATATCCCCACGCGTATCGCTTTCCAGGTATCGTCGAAGATCGACTCGCGCACCATTCTCGACCAGATGGGCGCGGAAACCCTGCTGGGCATGGGCGATATGCTGTACATGCCGCCCGGCACCGGTTTGCCGATGCGCGTGCACGGCGCGTTTGTGTCGGATGAAGAAGTCCACCGGGTCGTCAGCCACTTGAAGCTGCAGGGCGAACCGAATTACATCGAGGGCATCCTCGAAGGCGGCACCTTGGAAGGCGATGGCGCCGAAGGCGGCGCGCCGGGCGAGGGCGGCGGCGAGGCCGATGCCCTGTACGACCAGGCGGTGGCGGTGGTGCTGAAAAACCGCCGCGCCTCGATTTCGCTGGTGCAGCGTCATTTGCGCATCGGCTACAACCGCGCGGCCCGTCTGCTCGAGCAGATGGAGCAGAGCGGGGTGGTATCAACCATGCAATCCAATGGCAACCGGGAAATCCTGGTGCCGGCGGCGAGTAGTGAACAAGGGTAACGGAATGAAGAACACGACTTTCGCAACAAAAATGATCATCGGCGCGGCCAGCGTCGCCTGCAGTCTGCTGTTCGCGGCCAGCGCCTCGGCCAGCGCACTGGAACAGTTCAAGAGCTTTGCGGCCGGCACCAAGTCGGCCAAGGGCGAGTTCGTGCAGCGGCAAGTCAAGAAGGCGGACGCCAGCGGCAAGGCGAAAGTATCGACCCCCGCCAGCGGCACGTTCGAGTTTGCCCGCCCGGGCAAGTTCATCTGGACTTATCTGAAGCCATACGAGCAACTGCTGCAAGCCGATGGCGACAAGCTGTATATCTATGACAAGGACCTGAGCCAGGTGACGGTCAAGAAACTGGGCGACGCGCTCGGTTCCTCGCCAGCAGCCATCCTGTTCGGCAGCAACGACCTGGAAAAGAATTTCACCCTGGCCGAAGCGGGCACGCGCGATGGCCTGGAATGGCTGAAGGCGACGCCGAAAGCCAAGGACACGACGTTCGATGAAATCACCATCGGCCTGCGCAACGGCGTGCCCGAAGCGATGGAATTGCGCGATTCGTTCGGACAGACGTCGGTGCTGGCGTTCAAGAATTTCCAGAAGAATCCGGCGCTTTCGGCCAATCACTTTAAATTTGTCATGCCCAAAGGCGCCGACGTCATCAACAATTAAGACTGTCGCGCCTTGCGTATGAGCCGGCCTCGCAGCAATGCGGGGCTTTTGCATTCTTATTAGGTAACTCATTATGGCGGATCTCTTTTCCACCGCACCGCGCCAGCCGCTGGCCGAAGCCTTGCGGCCGGCTACCCTTAACGAAGTCATCGGCCAGACGCATCTGCTGGGCGTGGGCAAGCCGCTGCGTTTGGCGTTCGAGGCGGGCAAGGCGCACTCGATGATCTTGTGGGGGCCGCCCGGCGTGGGCAAGACGACCCTGGCACGGCTGATGGCGAACGCTTTCGACAGCGAATTCATTGCCCTGTCCGCCGTGTTTGCGGGCGTAAAAGATATCCGCGCAGCCATGGACCAGGCGCGCCACAGCCTGGACCAGTTCGGCAAGCACACCTTGTTGTTCGTCGACGAGATCCACAGGTTCAATAAATCGCAGCAGGACGCCTTGCTGCCCTTCGTCGAATCGGGCCTGGTGACGTTTATTGGCGCCACCACCGAAAACCCCAGCTTTGAAGTCAATTCGGCGCTGCTGTCGCGCGCGCAAGTGTATGTATTAAAGTCGCTCAACGAAGACGAGATGAAGCAGTTGCTGGCCAAGGCGCAATCGACGGCCCTGACGCATCTGACGTTTGACGAGGCCGCCGCCGACACCCTGATCGGCTACGCGGATGGCGATGCGCGGCGCTTCCTCAATTTGCTGGAACAGGCCGAGACGGCCGCCAGCTCGACGGGTACGACCAGGATCGACGCAGCCTTCGTCGACAATGCACTGACCTTGAATTCACGCCGTTTCGACAAGGGCGGCGACAATTTCTATGACCAGATTTCCGCGCTGCATAAATCCGTGCGGGGATCGAACCCCGATGCGGCCCTGTACTGGTTTTGCCGCATGATCGATGGCGGCGCCGACCCGCGCTATCTGTCGCGGCGCATCGTACGCATGGCCTGGGAAGACATCGGCCTGGCCGACCCGCGTGCATTGACCATGGTCAATGACGCGGCGGAAACGTATGAACGGCTCGGTTCGCCCGAAGGCGAGCTGGCCTTGGGCCAGGCCGTGATTTATTTGGCCATCGCCGCGAAAAGCAATGCCGGCTACAACGCGTTTAATACGGCGATGGCGTTTGTGAAGAAGGATAAATCGAAGGAAGTGCCCGTGCATTTGCGCAATGCGCCGACGAAGCTGATGAAGGAACTCGGCTACGGCCACGCCTACCGCTACGCGCACGACGAGCCCGATGCGTATGCGGCTGGCGAAACCTATTTCCCGGATGGTATGGCCGAACCGGGCTGGTACCAGCCCGTGCCGCGCGGCCTGGAAAGCAAAATAGCCGACAAGCTGGCCTGGCTGCGCGAGCTGGACAGGAAAGCAGGAAAACCAGCAGGCAAGGGCTGAATTACAGTCCCAGCAAGCTAAAACCGTCATCCTGCGGCGCGTAGCCGACCAGCTGGCGCGTCGTTTCGATGGATAACCGCTTGTAGCGGTTGTCCGAGACGCCATGCACGACGTGGTAGCCTGGCGCCACGTCCGCCGCCACGCAGCATGCCAGCAGCTGCACCACGTCGCGCTCGCTGATGAAGGCGGCGATGTCGCGCGTGCTGTGCTGTTGACCTGGCGCAAAGTGGGCCACGTTGGCGATGCGCACGGCAATCGCCGTCATGCCATGCTGGTGCGCGAACGCGGAGGCCACGCCTTCGCCAAAGGCCTTGCTGGCGCCATACATGTTGGCCGGCCGGGCCGGCATGTGCTCATGCACTTGCATGTCCAGCGGATAGCCCTCGATGGCTTGCGCGCTGCTGGCAAACACCACTCTTTTTACTCCCTGCGCCTGTGCCGCGCGAAAGATGTTGTGCGTGCCGATGATGTTCGGCTGCAGCAGCTGCGCATCGAAATCGGCGCTGGCGTGCGGCACGCCGGCCAGGTGCAGCACCACGTCGATGTCCATGCAGGCGGCCAGGCAGGCGGCGTAGTCGCTCACGTCGAGCTGCATGGACGGGCAGGGCGCTTCGGCCAGCTTGCCTGTGTGCAGGTCGGCCAGGCGCAGGGAGAATTCCCCGTGCCGGCGCTTCCAGAAAGCGGTGCCGATGATGCCGGCGGCGCCCGTGACGAGGACGCGCAATGGTGCAGGTTTCATGTATTCCTTGTGTTCAATGTGTGGGGCAGTGCCAGGTGTAGCCAGCGCAGCAGGGTGGGGCGCGGTGCGGCGGTCCCATGCACGCGGATGCGTCCGCTGCCCACGGCTTCGACCAGCACCAGGCCGTCATTCGGGATCGTGTAGCGTTCGCCGCTGCGCAGCACGCAATCGTCGAATTGGGCGTAGGCCGTGATCCACGCCGTGCCGGACAGGCATTCGATGACACTGGCGTGCGCCTTTTCCAGGCGCAGAGGCCGTTCGCTGCGTAATTCGTGGTCGGTATGCATGGCATCGCTCCTGTTGTGCTGACAGGAACAGCTTAGGCGCTTGCGGTGAAGCATGACAGATGCAGGAAAACGAAATTGTAATGCATACAGTGTGCCTTGCCGTACACTGTGCTTGTCAAAAAATCGGGCAACTGTATCTGTGCCGGCGCCGCGCGGTAGCCGCATACTGAAGGGATGAACATGAGCGCGCATTTGAATCTGTACGAGCACCTGGCCAACGAGCTGGGCGCCCTGATCGACTCGCGCGTGTTCGCGCCCGGCGACCGCCTGCCATCGATCCGCCACCTGGCGCAGCAAAAGCGCATTTCCGTCAGTACCGTGATGCAAGCGTTGCGCCTGATGGAAGACCGGGGGCAAGTCGATGCGCGGCCCCAGTCCGGCTATTTCGTGCGCCACCGGGCGCCGCGCCGCCCGTGCAGTGCCGATGCCCAGCATTTGAAGGAGCCGGCCTTTGTCGGCATCAACAATCTGCTGATGCGCGTGCTGAAGGAAAACGAGGCGCCCGATATCGTGCAGCTGGGCACGGCCTGGCCGCCCGACGAAATATTGCCGATCAAGCGCATGCAGCGCACCATCAGCGCGGTGGCGCGGCGCGAACCCGCTTTGTTGAGCAAGGTCAGCTGCTACGACGTCAGCGAAAGCAATTTCCTGCGCCAGGTGACGCGCCGCGCGCTGGATTGGGGCAAGCTGGACCCGCACGAGATCGTCGTGACGAATTCCTGCACGGAAGCGATCAGCCTGTGCCTGCGCGCCGTCGCCAGGCCGGGCGACACGATCGCCATCGAGTCGGCCACGTATTTCGTGCTGCTGCAGATGATAGAAAGCCTGGGCATGAAGGCGCTGGAAATTCCCACCGACCCGAAGACGGGGCCGTCGCTCGACGCGCTCGAGCTGGCCCTGCGCGCCGGCCTCGTGCAAGCGTGTCTGTTCGTGCCGAACGCAAATAATCCTTTGGGTTGCGTCATGCCGGAAGCCAACAAGAAGCGGCTGGCGGGCCTGCTGTCGGAATTCAATATTCCGCTGGTGGAAGATGATGTCTATGGCGACCTGTGCTTTGCGCCGCAGCGGCCCTGGCCTGTGAAAGCCTACGATACGAGCGGCAACGTCTTGCTGTGCTCCTCGTTTTCCAAGGCGATTACCCCTGCGTCGCGCGTCGGTTACGTGCTGGCCGGGCGTTTCGCGCAGGAAGTGGCCTTGCTGAAAACCGTGTCGAGCGGTGCCACCAGCCATTTCTTCCAGGCCGTGCTGGCCGATTTTCTGGAAGGCAGCAGCTACGACCAGCAGCTGCGCAAGATGCGGCGCACCCTGGTGCAGCGCATCGCCCGCATGTCCGACGCGGTGGCGGCCAGCTTTCCCGGGGACTGCATGCTGTCCGAGCCGCAGGGCGGTTTCGTGCTGTGGGTGCAGATGCCGCCGCAAGTCGATGCGCTGGCCCTGCATGGCCCGGCCATCGCCGACGGCGTGGCGTACATGCCGGGCCAGCTGTTCTCGGCCTCGGGCAAGTTCAGCAATTATCTGCGCCTCAATTGCGGCAATGCGTGGACGCCGCGCATCGAGCAGGCGATTGGCCGCCTGGGCCGCCTGGTGCATGAGGCTTTGTAACTATTCTTTGCGTTTCAGTCCCTGTTTTTCACCGTTCGCTCCCTGTTTTTCGCCGCTGGTCGCAAGCCTGTGGCGTTGTTTGTGGCCGTTGGCTAAAGTAGCACCATACCAGCAGCAGTCAACGAAACAAACCAACCAGGAGTTACATCATGCACGCACTGAAAAACATGGAAATCACCTTTGTCGCCGCCGCCATCATCGCCATCGGCGCCAGCTTCGCCACTGCCGGCGCGAATACCGTGGAAGTGAGCGCCAGCAGCACCGTGATCGCCCAGGCTGCCGACAGCGCGATGCCAGTCGTCACCGTCAGTGCGCGCCGCCTGACCGCTGCCGAAAAAGCCGCGTTCATTTAAGCAATAAGCTGAGCGAAAAATGTAAAGCGGGCGCGAGTGCCCAGCCACACTGCCATGACGATGGTGGACGTGCGCAAAACTCATCGAAGTGAACAGGGTCTTGGTACAATGAGTGCTTTCGATACATCGGCACCGCCATCCACCCATGATAGATATCCAACTTCTCCGTAAAGACATCGCCACCGTCGCAGAACGCCTGGCGACGCGCAACTTCCCGCTCGACGTGGCCGGTTTTACCGCCCTCGAAGCCGAACGCAAGGCGATCCAGACGCGCACCGAAGAGCTGCAGGGCAAGCGCAATGCGCTGTCCAAGCAAATCGGCATGTTGAAAGGCAAGGGGGAAGACACCTCGGCCGTGATGGCGCAAGTGGCCGGTCTGGGTGATGAGCTGAAAGCCGATGAAGCAGCGCTGACCCTGGTGCAAGCCAAGCTGAGCGACTTCATCATGGCCGTGCCGAATTTGCCGCACGAATCGACGCCAGCGGGCGAAAACGAAGCGGGCAACGTGGAAGTGCGCAAGGTCGGCACGCCACGCAGCTTCGACTTCGAAGTCAAGGATCACGTCGACGTGGGCGCCCCGCTGGGCCTCGATTTCGAAGTGGCGACCAAGCTGACCGGTTCGCGCTTCTCCGTCATGAAGGGCGGCATCGCCCGTCTGCACCGCGCGCTGGCGCAGTTCATGCTCAACACGCACGTGGACGAGCATGGCTACACGGAATGCTATACGCCGTACATGGTCAACGCCGACTCGCTGCGCGGCACGGGCCAGTTGCCGAAATTCGAAGCCGATCTGTTCTCGGTGAAAAAAGGCGGCGCGGAAGGCGAGGGCGAGACCTTCTACCTGATCCCGACGTCGGAAGTGACGCTGACCAATATCGCGCGCGATGAAATCCTGGCGCTCGATCAATTGCCCCTGAAAATGACGGCCCACACGCCATGCTTCCGCTCGGAAGCGGGCAGCTACGGCCGCGACACGCGCGGCATGATCCGCCAGCACCAGTTCGATAAAGTCGAGATGGTGCAGGTGGTGCATCCTGACACCTCGTACCAGGTGCTCGATGACATGGTCGGCCATGCGGAAGCGATCTTGCAACGCCTGGGCCTGCCATACCGCGTGATGTCGCTGTGCACGGGCGACATGGGTTTTGGCGCCACCAAGACCTTCGACCTGGAAGTGTGGCTGCCAGCGCAAAACACCTACCGCGAAATCTCGTCCCTGTCGAACTGCGAAGCCTTCCAGGCCCGCCGCATGCAGGCGCGTTTCCGCAACGCCGCCGGCAAGCCGGAACTGGTGCACACCCTGAACGGCTCCGGCCTGGCAGTGGGCCGCACCCTGGTCGCCGTGCTGGAAAACTACCAGCAAGCAGACGGCAGCGTCGAGATCCCGGCCGTGCTGCGCCCTTACATGGGTGGCCTGACGCATTTGAAGGCTTAAAAATAGTCCTTTTCTTTTTGTCGCGGGCTGCTATAATCTTGCCTTCCCGCAGCAATGCAGGAAAAGACCGCAGCAAATGGAGAGGTGGCAGAGTGGTCGAATGTACTTGACTCGAAATCAAGCGTACGTTAAATCGTACCGTGGGTTCGAATCCCACCCTCTCCGCCAGAACAAATAGAGAAAGCTCCCGCAAGGGAGCTTTTTTTATTTGTGGCGGCGGAAAGGAGTACGCCCCCTGCGGGGCGTACGCGTGGGATTCGAAGACGAGCGCGTATTCGCGCGAGGCTCCCCGAATCGTCCAATGGGTTTTCACGCGTGCGCCAAGGCGGCGTCTACAAAGACGAGCCGCGTCTCGCGCGAGCCTCCCCGAATCGTCAAATTGGATATTGCTTTTCCAAAGCAATATCAGCAACAAACCCCTACCCAACCCAACAACACCCATGCTAAAATAGCGCCTCGTTCAAACCGGCACGCCAGTTTGAATGAATAGACCGCAGTAAACGGAGAGGTGGCAGAGTGGTCGAATGTACTTGACTCGAAATCAAGCGTACGTTAAATCGTACCGTGGGTTCGAATCCCACCCTCTCCGCCAGAATACATAAGAGAAGCTCCCGCAAGGGAGCTTTTTTTATACCCATCACATATGCAAGCCACCAGCTCAAAGTCCAGGTAGAAAAACCGCCCAAAGCGCGCAGCGCAAGGCGTTTTTTCCTCCATTCAGGCATTGAACGTCA
Above is a genomic segment from Janthinobacterium sp. 64 containing:
- the serS gene encoding serine--tRNA ligase, whose amino-acid sequence is MIDIQLLRKDIATVAERLATRNFPLDVAGFTALEAERKAIQTRTEELQGKRNALSKQIGMLKGKGEDTSAVMAQVAGLGDELKADEAALTLVQAKLSDFIMAVPNLPHESTPAGENEAGNVEVRKVGTPRSFDFEVKDHVDVGAPLGLDFEVATKLTGSRFSVMKGGIARLHRALAQFMLNTHVDEHGYTECYTPYMVNADSLRGTGQLPKFEADLFSVKKGGAEGEGETFYLIPTSEVTLTNIARDEILALDQLPLKMTAHTPCFRSEAGSYGRDTRGMIRQHQFDKVEMVQVVHPDTSYQVLDDMVGHAEAILQRLGLPYRVMSLCTGDMGFGATKTFDLEVWLPAQNTYREISSLSNCEAFQARRMQARFRNAAGKPELVHTLNGSGLAVGRTLVAVLENYQQADGSVEIPAVLRPYMGGLTHLKA
- a CDS encoding DNA translocase FtsK, which codes for MTKPAQANQNSYTRKPVERRPLPNRLVRLLSEARWFALAAFALYFVLILASFNKLDPGWSHATSVDKVANLGGKLGATFSDLLLYIFGFSAWWWCVWLLRTVWNGYRRLSKRFLLEEEEVEREHHVEMLIRIVGFSIMLIGSMGLEYLRMAKSLHVQLPRDPGGVLGQLVGHSAHVAFGFTGATLLLLLLFGLGFSLFFHVSWLQVAERIGGAIEDVFNWFVLRYQDREDRRQGEVAAVRRDEVVVIERAKHVEKHVAAPPVKIEPQVVTVVKSERVEKERQAHLFETPGDGKLPPLSLLDEAPPVVETVSVETLEFTSRLIEKKLSDFGVDAKVVAAYPGPVVTRYEIEPATGVKGSQIVGLARDLARSLSLTSIRVVETIPGKNYMALELPNSKRQIVRLTEILGSKVYNDGVSSLTIALGKDIAGKPVVADLAKMPHLLVAGTTGSGKSVGINATILSLLYKSDPLDVRLILIDPKMLEMSVYEGIPHLLAPVVTDMRQAGHALNWAVNEMERRYKLMSKMGVRNLAGYNAKIADAKKREEHIPNPFSLTPDSPEPLDKLPTIVIIIDELADLMMVVGKKVEELIARIAQKARAAGLHLILATQRPSVDVITGLIKANIPTRIAFQVSSKIDSRTILDQMGAETLLGMGDMLYMPPGTGLPMRVHGAFVSDEEVHRVVSHLKLQGEPNYIEGILEGGTLEGDGAEGGAPGEGGGEADALYDQAVAVVLKNRRASISLVQRHLRIGYNRAARLLEQMEQSGVVSTMQSNGNREILVPAASSEQG
- a CDS encoding aminotransferase-like domain-containing protein — its product is MSAHLNLYEHLANELGALIDSRVFAPGDRLPSIRHLAQQKRISVSTVMQALRLMEDRGQVDARPQSGYFVRHRAPRRPCSADAQHLKEPAFVGINNLLMRVLKENEAPDIVQLGTAWPPDEILPIKRMQRTISAVARREPALLSKVSCYDVSESNFLRQVTRRALDWGKLDPHEIVVTNSCTEAISLCLRAVARPGDTIAIESATYFVLLQMIESLGMKALEIPTDPKTGPSLDALELALRAGLVQACLFVPNANNPLGCVMPEANKKRLAGLLSEFNIPLVEDDVYGDLCFAPQRPWPVKAYDTSGNVLLCSSFSKAITPASRVGYVLAGRFAQEVALLKTVSSGATSHFFQAVLADFLEGSSYDQQLRKMRRTLVQRIARMSDAVAASFPGDCMLSEPQGGFVLWVQMPPQVDALALHGPAIADGVAYMPGQLFSASGKFSNYLRLNCGNAWTPRIEQAIGRLGRLVHEAL
- a CDS encoding replication-associated recombination protein A, with protein sequence MADLFSTAPRQPLAEALRPATLNEVIGQTHLLGVGKPLRLAFEAGKAHSMILWGPPGVGKTTLARLMANAFDSEFIALSAVFAGVKDIRAAMDQARHSLDQFGKHTLLFVDEIHRFNKSQQDALLPFVESGLVTFIGATTENPSFEVNSALLSRAQVYVLKSLNEDEMKQLLAKAQSTALTHLTFDEAAADTLIGYADGDARRFLNLLEQAETAASSTGTTRIDAAFVDNALTLNSRRFDKGGDNFYDQISALHKSVRGSNPDAALYWFCRMIDGGADPRYLSRRIVRMAWEDIGLADPRALTMVNDAAETYERLGSPEGELALGQAVIYLAIAAKSNAGYNAFNTAMAFVKKDKSKEVPVHLRNAPTKLMKELGYGHAYRYAHDEPDAYAAGETYFPDGMAEPGWYQPVPRGLESKIADKLAWLRELDRKAGKPAGKG
- a CDS encoding DUF2917 domain-containing protein — protein: MHTDHELRSERPLRLEKAHASVIECLSGTAWITAYAQFDDCVLRSGERYTIPNDGLVLVEAVGSGRIRVHGTAAPRPTLLRWLHLALPHTLNTRNT
- a CDS encoding NAD-dependent epimerase/dehydratase family protein, whose protein sequence is MKPAPLRVLVTGAAGIIGTAFWKRRHGEFSLRLADLHTGKLAEAPCPSMQLDVSDYAACLAACMDIDVVLHLAGVPHASADFDAQLLQPNIIGTHNIFRAAQAQGVKRVVFASSAQAIEGYPLDMQVHEHMPARPANMYGASKAFGEGVASAFAHQHGMTAIAVRIANVAHFAPGQQHSTRDIAAFISERDVVQLLACCVAADVAPGYHVVHGVSDNRYKRLSIETTRQLVGYAPQDDGFSLLGL
- the lolA gene encoding outer membrane lipoprotein chaperone LolA → MIIGAASVACSLLFAASASASALEQFKSFAAGTKSAKGEFVQRQVKKADASGKAKVSTPASGTFEFARPGKFIWTYLKPYEQLLQADGDKLYIYDKDLSQVTVKKLGDALGSSPAAILFGSNDLEKNFTLAEAGTRDGLEWLKATPKAKDTTFDEITIGLRNGVPEAMELRDSFGQTSVLAFKNFQKNPALSANHFKFVMPKGADVINN